One part of the Brevundimonas sp. NIBR11 genome encodes these proteins:
- a CDS encoding flagellar basal body rod C-terminal domain-containing protein, whose protein sequence is MIASSIAAAGMTSAVARFEQSAVRTAQAPLENLETEMVERVEAKTQFSANVAVLKTANDMTGALLDILA, encoded by the coding sequence ATGATCGCCTCCTCGATCGCCGCTGCGGGAATGACCTCGGCCGTCGCCCGCTTTGAACAGAGCGCGGTGCGCACCGCCCAGGCGCCCCTGGAGAACCTCGAGACCGAAATGGTCGAGCGCGTCGAAGCCAAGACCCAGTTCTCGGCCAACGTCGCCGTGCTCAAGACCGCCAATGACATGACCGGCGCCCTGCTGGATATTCTGGCCTAG
- a CDS encoding winged helix-turn-helix transcriptional regulator, which translates to MKLGKVTSESAKASGRRYHDACGAAHGLDLVGERWALLVMRELMFGPRRFGDLKSDLCGVSANVLTQRLEGLEEAGIVRRRKLPPPASVQVYELTDWGYEAQPVFEVLGRWAARSPQHDPGLPISAVSVMMSLRTMFDAEAAGDLTARIGFVFGDRSFVATIADGDLTSERSEIETCDVVFDCEPAAVVEYVYGKPPLAQMEAAGRLAVTGDRALAERFQTFFGLPDKAG; encoded by the coding sequence ATGAAGTTAGGAAAAGTAACTAGCGAGTCTGCGAAGGCGTCCGGGCGCCGCTACCACGACGCCTGCGGGGCGGCGCATGGGCTGGACCTGGTTGGGGAGCGGTGGGCGCTGCTGGTCATGCGCGAACTGATGTTCGGCCCGCGCCGGTTCGGCGACCTGAAGTCGGACCTGTGCGGCGTCTCGGCCAACGTCCTGACGCAGCGGCTGGAGGGACTGGAGGAAGCGGGCATCGTGCGTCGTCGCAAACTGCCGCCGCCGGCCTCGGTCCAAGTCTATGAGCTGACCGACTGGGGCTATGAGGCGCAGCCGGTGTTCGAGGTTTTGGGCCGCTGGGCCGCCCGCTCTCCGCAGCACGATCCGGGACTGCCGATCAGCGCGGTGTCGGTGATGATGTCCCTGCGGACCATGTTCGACGCCGAGGCGGCCGGCGACCTGACGGCGCGGATCGGCTTCGTCTTCGGGGATCGCAGCTTCGTGGCGACCATCGCGGACGGCGACCTGACCAGCGAACGGAGCGAGATCGAGACCTGCGACGTGGTGTTCGACTGCGAACCCGCCGCCGTGGTCGAATACGTCTACGGCAAGCCGCCGCTGGCGCAGATGGAGGCGGCCGGTCGGCTGGCGGTCACGGGCGACCGGGCCCTGGCTGAGCGGTTCCAGACCTTCTTTGGCCTGCCGGACAAAGCGGGCTAG
- a CDS encoding dihydrofolate reductase family protein, whose protein sequence is MPKLIYSFLSSLDGYVADRNGGFDWAEPDEEVLAFINDLERPLRSYLYGRRLYEMMTGWETDPSFAGLSPASADFAEIWKAAEKVVYSTTLDEAPTTKTRIERAFDPEAVRRLKAASATDIAIGGPTLAAHALKAGLVDEIQLFIAPVLVGGGLKMFPDGGSLPLVLLDTRRFDGGMTYLRYQVVQDLAE, encoded by the coding sequence ATGCCCAAGCTGATCTATTCCTTCCTGTCCTCGCTCGACGGCTATGTCGCGGACCGCAATGGCGGGTTTGACTGGGCCGAACCGGACGAGGAGGTTCTCGCCTTCATCAACGATCTCGAACGGCCGCTGCGCAGCTATCTGTACGGCCGCCGGCTGTACGAAATGATGACGGGATGGGAGACGGACCCCTCCTTCGCTGGCCTGTCGCCCGCCAGCGCCGACTTCGCCGAAATCTGGAAGGCGGCCGAGAAGGTGGTCTACTCCACCACCCTGGACGAAGCGCCGACGACCAAGACCCGCATCGAGCGCGCGTTCGATCCCGAGGCCGTGCGTCGGCTGAAGGCGGCCTCAGCCACCGACATCGCCATCGGCGGACCCACCCTCGCGGCCCATGCGTTGAAGGCGGGGCTGGTGGACGAGATCCAGCTGTTCATCGCCCCCGTCCTCGTCGGCGGCGGTCTGAAGATGTTCCCCGACGGCGGCTCCCTGCCGTTGGTGTTGCTCGACACCCGCCGCTTCGACGGCGGCATGACCTATCTCCGCTACCAGGTCGTCCAAGACCTAGCGGAGTGA
- a CDS encoding VOC family protein, which produces MPDKITPCIWYDLGQARPAAEFYVSLGLPNSHVDKTTDSPNDNPSTKAGEELVVEFTLAGRTFMGLNGGPQFPQSEAVSFQIYTDDQAETDRLWNAIVGNGGAESQCGWCKDRWGVNWQITPKRLMAFYDESPARAKAAFGAMMTMRKIDIAALEAAADAAS; this is translated from the coding sequence ATGCCCGACAAGATCACCCCCTGTATCTGGTACGACCTCGGCCAGGCCCGTCCGGCGGCGGAGTTCTACGTCTCGCTCGGCCTGCCCAACAGCCATGTCGACAAGACCACCGACAGCCCCAACGACAACCCCTCCACCAAGGCGGGCGAGGAGTTGGTCGTCGAATTCACCCTGGCCGGCCGCACATTCATGGGCCTGAACGGTGGACCTCAATTCCCGCAGTCCGAGGCTGTCTCGTTCCAGATCTATACCGACGACCAGGCCGAGACCGACCGTCTGTGGAACGCCATCGTCGGCAACGGCGGCGCCGAGAGCCAGTGTGGCTGGTGCAAGGATCGCTGGGGCGTCAACTGGCAGATCACGCCCAAGCGGCTGATGGCCTTTTATGACGAGAGCCCAGCCCGCGCGAAGGCCGCCTTCGGCGCCATGATGACGATGAGGAAGATCGACATCGCCGCCCTGGAAGCCGCCGCCGACGCGGCGTCCTGA
- a CDS encoding DUF1428 domain-containing protein, whose product MSYITGFLIPVPAENKERYRKSAEVSWPLFKEFGALEQVETWGDNVPGGEHTSFPMAVKAEESEVVVFSWLKWPDKATADAAWQKMMEDPRFEGMDMPFDGKRMMWGGFEPIFES is encoded by the coding sequence ATGTCCTACATCACCGGCTTCCTGATCCCCGTCCCCGCCGAGAACAAGGAGCGCTACCGCAAGTCCGCGGAGGTCAGCTGGCCCCTGTTCAAGGAGTTCGGCGCGCTCGAACAGGTCGAGACCTGGGGCGACAATGTCCCGGGCGGCGAGCACACCTCCTTCCCCATGGCCGTGAAGGCGGAAGAGAGCGAGGTCGTCGTCTTCTCGTGGCTGAAATGGCCGGACAAGGCGACCGCCGACGCCGCCTGGCAGAAGATGATGGAAGACCCGCGCTTCGAAGGCATGGACATGCCGTTCGACGGTAAGCGGATGATGTGGGGCGGTTTCGAACCTATCTTCGAGAGCTGA
- a CDS encoding YerC/YecD family TrpR-related protein, giving the protein MSAPLSKKAIDKAADDRLALYDALLSLKTPAELDAFLSDLCTPAELRAFSERWAVARLLDEGLKTYREIGAEAGASPTTVVRVARFLREMDHQGYRLVLDRLTKKA; this is encoded by the coding sequence ATGTCCGCCCCACTTTCCAAGAAGGCCATCGATAAGGCCGCCGACGACCGGCTGGCGCTTTATGACGCCCTGCTGTCGCTGAAGACGCCGGCGGAGCTGGACGCCTTCCTGTCGGACCTCTGCACCCCCGCCGAACTGCGCGCCTTTTCCGAGCGGTGGGCGGTGGCCCGGCTGCTGGACGAGGGACTGAAGACCTATCGGGAGATCGGCGCGGAGGCGGGCGCCAGCCCCACCACCGTCGTCCGCGTCGCGCGTTTCCTGCGCGAGATGGATCATCAGGGCTATCGCCTCGTTCTCGATCGCCTGACCAAGAAAGCCTGA